Proteins from a genomic interval of Actinoalloteichus hymeniacidonis:
- a CDS encoding WXG100 family type VII secretion target, translated as MRPDQFGQDETAWGPWGSPEAQRVAAPAYSAAPTDSPNFEAPGVGDDGNQRSIAPIGIGLNPATPGGPSEPGGRPGPGGTGTGIGGPDGEQIAGGASSHLEYLSWISRELGVPDPVQEFFGPVVGRWNDMHEQAERWRKTAELVDEVALDVSGPLGGMDDGWTGKDAESFRTHIDQFGSASTSLSETMVSLAEALDTTADGIRQLVMDMVEVLAHGAESVSEAMVLPLEGEQRAAGYLQEMRGPIVEMYELVREVLQGLVQACEGFEGDTVFADIEMAHTYPGENWSFEMPGVEQGPPPEAIPSAAGGGGAAGGGAGGGGGAVGGGGGGAGGGFGGGAGLGGTGGPSGSSLAAGPGASTGYAVPTTSAPAAATAGVGGTGGAGGGMMMGGGGGMGGGGAQQSEDKDRKSSSRVVADATQLFGEPEPTVAPVIGADEEQQQN; from the coding sequence GTGCGACCCGATCAGTTCGGCCAGGACGAGACCGCGTGGGGCCCGTGGGGCAGCCCCGAGGCGCAGCGCGTGGCCGCGCCCGCATACAGTGCCGCCCCCACGGATTCCCCGAACTTCGAGGCACCGGGCGTAGGGGACGACGGGAACCAACGCAGCATCGCGCCCATCGGTATCGGGCTGAACCCCGCCACACCGGGTGGCCCCTCGGAGCCGGGCGGCAGACCAGGGCCGGGCGGCACAGGCACCGGAATCGGCGGCCCGGACGGCGAGCAGATCGCAGGCGGCGCGAGCAGCCACCTGGAGTACCTGTCCTGGATCAGCCGGGAACTCGGTGTGCCGGACCCGGTACAGGAGTTCTTCGGCCCCGTCGTCGGTCGTTGGAACGACATGCACGAGCAGGCCGAGCGGTGGCGCAAGACCGCCGAACTCGTCGACGAGGTCGCGCTGGACGTATCGGGCCCGCTGGGTGGGATGGACGACGGCTGGACCGGAAAGGACGCCGAATCCTTCCGGACCCACATCGACCAGTTCGGCTCGGCCAGCACGTCGCTCTCCGAGACGATGGTCTCGCTTGCCGAAGCGCTCGATACGACCGCCGACGGCATCCGCCAGCTGGTGATGGACATGGTGGAGGTGCTGGCCCACGGCGCCGAATCGGTGTCCGAGGCGATGGTCCTGCCGCTTGAGGGTGAGCAGCGGGCCGCCGGTTATCTGCAGGAGATGCGCGGACCGATCGTCGAGATGTACGAGCTCGTGCGCGAGGTCCTACAGGGGCTGGTGCAGGCCTGTGAGGGCTTCGAGGGCGACACCGTCTTCGCCGACATCGAGATGGCGCACACCTACCCCGGGGAGAACTGGAGCTTCGAGATGCCCGGGGTGGAACAGGGCCCGCCGCCGGAGGCGATTCCCTCCGCAGCGGGCGGCGGCGGTGCCGCTGGCGGCGGTGCCGGCGGTGGCGGTGGCGCGGTCGGTGGCGGCGGCGGTGGCGCAGGCGGCGGCTTCGGCGGTGGCGCCGGACTCGGTGGCACGGGCGGCCCGAGCGGTTCCTCGCTGGCGGCCGGGCCGGGCGCCTCGACCGGTTATGCGGTGCCGACCACCAGCGCGCCCGCGGCGGCGACCGCAGGTGTCGGTGGTACAGGCGGTGCAGGCGGCGGAATGATGATGGGCGGTGGCGGCGGCATGGGCGGTGGCGGCGCCCAGCAATCCGAGGACAAGGACCGCAAGAGCTCGTCCAGGGTGGTCGCCGATGCGACGCAGCTCTTCGGCGAGCCGGAACCCACCGTGGCGCCGGTCATCGGCGCCGACGAGGAGCAGCAGCAGAACTGA
- a CDS encoding VOC family protein: MPMSKSGGTLLYASLPNGLPCWVDLVSTDPTAALDFYQQLFGWQYQRADVVTPDAGASGETPQASDDGPVDATGDYLLAMRDGIPVGGISTRPGAASCWVLHLAAHRLDETATAAARLGAQVVRRREQLGSLGERLVVRDSGLAEIAFLQAGHGWQFEVGRPGSLIWAELITNRVRYADHFYEGLFEYETRQFGRRDDLVVWYVGGDSVLARVRMLKDEFAPQTEPHWLVYFGVDPAVGVDETVAQARALGAEVRVDPFDSTYGRIAVLRDDAGARFGLIDPSDATQHETAAIYDPYDD; encoded by the coding sequence ATGCCGATGTCGAAGTCCGGTGGAACGCTGCTGTACGCCAGCCTGCCCAACGGGCTGCCATGTTGGGTGGATCTCGTCTCCACCGATCCGACGGCGGCATTGGACTTCTACCAGCAGCTCTTCGGCTGGCAGTACCAGCGGGCCGATGTGGTGACGCCGGATGCGGGTGCGTCGGGCGAGACTCCCCAGGCATCGGATGACGGCCCGGTGGATGCCACCGGCGATTACCTGCTCGCTATGCGGGATGGGATCCCCGTCGGCGGTATCTCCACCCGACCCGGCGCCGCATCCTGCTGGGTGCTGCATCTGGCCGCTCACCGACTCGACGAGACGGCCACCGCCGCAGCGCGGCTCGGCGCGCAGGTCGTGCGCCGCCGCGAGCAGTTGGGTTCGCTGGGCGAACGACTGGTGGTGCGTGACTCCGGACTGGCCGAGATCGCCTTCTTACAGGCAGGCCATGGCTGGCAGTTCGAGGTGGGCAGGCCCGGCTCGCTGATCTGGGCGGAGCTCATCACCAACCGGGTGCGTTACGCGGATCACTTCTACGAGGGCCTCTTCGAATACGAGACACGGCAGTTCGGCCGACGAGACGACCTGGTGGTCTGGTACGTGGGCGGGGACTCGGTCCTGGCCAGGGTGCGGATGCTCAAGGACGAGTTCGCGCCGCAGACCGAACCGCATTGGCTGGTGTACTTCGGCGTGGATCCGGCCGTCGGCGTCGACGAGACCGTGGCGCAGGCGCGGGCCCTGGGCGCCGAGGTGCGCGTGGACCCCTTCGATTCCACCTATGGTCGGATCGCCGTGCTGCGCGATGACGCAGGTGCACGGTTCGGTCTGATCGATCCCAGCGATGCGACCCAGCATGAGACGGCCGCGATCTACGACCCGTACGACGACTGA
- a CDS encoding TIGR03668 family PPOX class F420-dependent oxidoreductase yields the protein METRTYSGRHPADRWWRPMRLDRVHCRRRFETGMVATLGTIDAAGSPHLVPVTFAMLGESVYLVVDQKPKSSRQLARLRNIRRHPAVSLLVDHYEPDWAALWWVRVDGTARIEAEPTVMAMPLQALAAKYPQYRQEPPAGPVIRIDVDHWAGWTAS from the coding sequence GTGGAGACCAGAACCTACTCCGGCCGACATCCGGCCGACCGCTGGTGGCGGCCCATGCGTCTTGACCGGGTCCACTGTCGACGCAGATTCGAGACCGGCATGGTGGCCACGCTCGGCACCATCGACGCCGCAGGCAGCCCGCACCTGGTCCCGGTCACCTTCGCGATGCTCGGCGAATCGGTCTACCTGGTGGTGGATCAGAAACCGAAATCGTCCCGACAGCTCGCCAGGCTGCGCAATATTCGTCGCCATCCGGCCGTGTCGCTACTGGTAGACCACTACGAACCGGACTGGGCGGCGCTGTGGTGGGTCCGAGTCGATGGCACGGCCCGGATCGAGGCCGAACCCACCGTGATGGCGATGCCGCTACAAGCGCTCGCCGCGAAATACCCGCAATACCGGCAGGAGCCGCCAGCCGGGCCCGTGATCAGGATCGATGTGGACCACTGGGCGGGCTGGACGGCCTCCTGA
- the eccB gene encoding type VII secretion protein EccB: MPSTPTTKSQVQAYRFVLRRMQSALVRKDAVMLHDPMRTHQRSVMAGVALSVVALLGFLIFGIISPRAQPPNPGAVVVSEPSGGVYMAVDNDGMQLIPMTNMASARLLQMQLGVNADTVGKMDVIGDDVLADIPRGQLTGLIGAPDYMPDADRRISPSWALCDVVELDTSLPNAEEAARPETTVLAGVDDLPGEKMDEEQALLVYAEEQEEQKYLVYRPSGTDGGSRNIVRAPIDLDDDTVAAAVLDSGPTPRAVSLGFLNAIPEVAAFGAPEIPNVGQPLDEPVQLSDGSDAQVGTVAFSERAAGDRAYYVLLQDGYQEIPEGVADLIRFDQDLTVAAPGIQSDQLSQITQTENLLDVSDLPGLLPTPVSFSESEMSCFTWNGSDGATIDMRLGSEVVLPKSDEDSDVEMRAVTLTSAEHVDHFFMPPGNAAVVRAAASEEGFDSGPLHFVSDRGVYYGIPDMEHVIGLGLASDSGGVDAAPESILGLLPSGPRLDQDDVSRVYDAVPFDDQGGNRLQLDPEDAQHDEPEDDSGFLGF, encoded by the coding sequence ATGCCATCAACACCTACCACCAAGTCCCAGGTCCAGGCTTATCGCTTCGTTTTGCGACGAATGCAGTCGGCGCTGGTGCGCAAGGACGCGGTGATGTTGCACGATCCGATGCGCACTCATCAGCGCTCGGTCATGGCGGGGGTCGCACTGTCGGTGGTCGCGCTCCTCGGCTTCCTGATCTTCGGAATCATCTCGCCGCGGGCCCAGCCACCGAATCCGGGCGCGGTCGTGGTGTCCGAGCCATCCGGCGGTGTCTACATGGCCGTGGACAACGACGGGATGCAACTCATCCCGATGACGAACATGGCATCGGCGCGGCTGCTGCAGATGCAGCTCGGGGTCAATGCGGACACGGTGGGCAAGATGGACGTCATCGGTGATGACGTGCTCGCCGATATTCCCCGAGGCCAGCTCACCGGTTTGATCGGCGCACCGGACTACATGCCGGATGCGGACCGTCGAATCTCGCCCAGCTGGGCGCTCTGCGACGTTGTGGAGCTGGACACCAGCCTGCCCAATGCCGAGGAGGCCGCGCGCCCGGAGACGACCGTGCTGGCGGGTGTCGACGACCTACCCGGCGAGAAGATGGACGAGGAGCAGGCCCTGCTCGTCTACGCCGAGGAGCAGGAGGAACAGAAGTACCTCGTCTACCGACCCTCCGGCACCGACGGTGGTTCCCGCAACATCGTCCGTGCGCCCATCGACCTCGATGACGACACCGTTGCCGCTGCGGTATTGGACTCCGGACCGACTCCGCGAGCGGTCAGCCTCGGATTCCTGAACGCCATTCCCGAGGTCGCGGCATTCGGCGCTCCGGAGATCCCCAACGTGGGCCAGCCGCTGGATGAGCCCGTTCAGCTCAGCGACGGCTCCGACGCACAGGTCGGGACCGTGGCCTTCTCCGAGCGGGCCGCAGGTGACCGTGCCTACTACGTGCTGCTGCAGGACGGATACCAGGAGATCCCGGAAGGCGTCGCCGACCTGATTCGTTTCGATCAGGACCTGACGGTCGCCGCACCGGGCATCCAGTCCGACCAGCTCAGCCAGATCACGCAGACGGAGAACCTGCTCGATGTCTCCGACCTCCCGGGTCTGCTGCCGACTCCGGTGTCGTTCAGCGAGTCCGAGATGTCCTGCTTCACGTGGAACGGATCGGATGGCGCCACGATCGACATGCGACTGGGCAGCGAGGTGGTGCTGCCGAAGTCCGATGAGGACAGCGACGTCGAGATGCGGGCGGTGACGCTGACCAGCGCCGAGCACGTCGACCACTTCTTCATGCCGCCGGGCAACGCCGCCGTGGTGCGGGCGGCTGCGAGTGAGGAGGGATTCGACTCCGGTCCCCTGCACTTCGTCTCCGACCGAGGGGTCTACTACGGCATCCCGGATATGGAGCATGTGATCGGTCTGGGACTCGCCAGTGACAGCGGGGGCGTGGACGCCGCGCCGGAGTCCATCCTGGGGCTGCTGCCCAGTGGCCCCCGGCTCGATCAGGACGATGTCAGCCGGGTCTACGACGCGGTGCCCTTCGATGACCAGGGCGGCAACCGGTTGCAGCTGGATCCGGAGGATGCGCAGCACGACGAGCCGGAAGACGATTCGGGCTTCCTGGGCTTCTAG
- the eccE gene encoding type VII secretion protein EccE, with translation MSVTTPPRPGAPRPAPPGPGPGQGPAPSTPAARPIGKARKRAVGPSLGAFPVANLVVLEVGLAIGLLIMAIEITLWPVSAGVLVIAMAIAFTRWRGRWVVEWTGLTLRYLARSHTRVAVPPPDADNGVPAPEEKTVTGPEDARVALLRLVLPDLVVAHAKDHERRPLGLAWHDGAWTAVLMVEPAPALVTHVGAAPNLPFGALAPCLEDRGVVLDSIQVIWHCYPGSASLPASSPALNSYLEVLGPLPAAARRSTLVAVRLDPRRCQNAVSERGGGVVGAHRALIGALSRVRNAMEGQGVPTRPLDVDELLRAGISTANLQSVAGAQVKVGLRERWAGVTAGGVGHASYAVTAWPSRAAHNLNALTGVRALSSTVTMSISPTVDEGQVSLRGLVRVSARTPSELAAAHTRLNQLSGKLGVTLTPLRGLQIPGLAATLPLGGTV, from the coding sequence ATGTCCGTGACCACACCGCCACGCCCCGGAGCACCGCGCCCGGCTCCGCCAGGACCAGGGCCAGGACAAGGACCCGCGCCCAGCACCCCCGCAGCCCGACCGATCGGCAAGGCCCGTAAGCGTGCCGTGGGCCCCAGCCTCGGCGCCTTCCCGGTAGCCAATCTGGTGGTGCTCGAAGTCGGCCTGGCCATCGGCCTTCTCATCATGGCGATCGAGATCACCCTCTGGCCGGTGTCGGCCGGAGTCCTGGTGATCGCCATGGCGATCGCCTTCACCCGGTGGCGAGGTCGCTGGGTGGTGGAGTGGACCGGGTTGACGTTGCGATACCTCGCGCGCTCCCACACCCGGGTCGCGGTTCCGCCGCCGGATGCGGATAACGGCGTTCCCGCGCCGGAGGAGAAGACCGTCACCGGACCCGAGGATGCCAGGGTCGCGCTGCTTCGGCTGGTGCTGCCGGATCTGGTGGTGGCCCATGCCAAGGATCACGAGCGCAGGCCGCTCGGGTTGGCCTGGCACGACGGCGCCTGGACCGCGGTGCTGATGGTCGAGCCAGCGCCCGCGCTGGTCACCCACGTCGGTGCGGCGCCGAACCTGCCGTTCGGTGCGTTGGCCCCCTGTCTCGAGGACCGTGGCGTGGTGCTGGACTCGATCCAGGTGATCTGGCATTGCTACCCGGGTAGCGCCTCGCTGCCCGCGTCCTCGCCCGCGTTGAACTCCTACCTCGAGGTGCTCGGTCCGTTGCCCGCCGCGGCACGGCGCAGCACGCTGGTCGCGGTGCGGTTGGACCCGCGCCGCTGTCAGAACGCGGTCAGCGAACGTGGCGGCGGCGTCGTCGGCGCGCACCGGGCCCTCATCGGCGCCCTGTCCCGGGTTCGCAACGCGATGGAGGGTCAGGGCGTGCCGACCAGGCCCCTGGACGTCGACGAGTTGTTGCGGGCGGGCATCTCGACCGCGAATCTGCAGTCGGTGGCCGGTGCACAGGTCAAGGTCGGTCTGCGTGAGCGGTGGGCGGGCGTGACCGCCGGTGGTGTCGGACATGCCAGCTACGCGGTGACGGCGTGGCCGAGCCGCGCGGCACACAACCTCAATGCGCTGACCGGTGTCCGCGCCCTGTCCTCGACGGTGACGATGTCGATCTCGCCGACCGTCGACGAGGGCCAGGTCAGCCTTCGCGGGCTGGTCCGAGTCAGCGCCCGCACCCCGAGCGAACTCGCGGCGGCACACACCCGGCTCAATCAGCTCAGCGGAAAGCTCGGCGTCACGCTGACGCCGTTGCGCGGCCTGCAGATTCCGGGCCTGGCCGCCACGCTGCCGTTGGGAGGCACGGTATGA
- the mycP gene encoding type VII secretion-associated serine protease mycosin produces the protein MGRTRRAVVAVATGLLAVSIPLTATPALAQSEETEEAITDIARYAPADPANLPQNVGPSGADHSRFEQKVGCLQPNTSVPSDLQQRPWGQMFLEIEQAQKYATGAGQRVAVIDTGVNEHPRLAGRVQGAGDYVANDGGTVDCDGHGTIVAGIIAAAPDPVTGFVGVAPDSEIISIRNVSSFYGPPGQQDEESVITAGDLDTMARAIVLAAQAGATVINLSETACVESTYSDEVHIAPLRAAINHAIEQDIVVIAAAGNHNADSAACADPNTPNGLNNHTFPGIFPEVLTVGSMGQNGALSEFSVAGDWVDIVAPGEEIISLDPAPNATSLASQTASANGDASNIEGTSFAAPYVAGVAALVRERYPNLSAEQVINRLQQTAQHPGGLNGHSFGVGFGALNPVAALTEVLPEEHGVQPPEPTQAMNDLPPIPPFDWTPTIVAVSGAGGGLVLLLVTLFIVRTVRHTRGEHTAA, from the coding sequence ATGGGTAGGACGCGCCGTGCCGTGGTCGCCGTCGCCACGGGTCTGCTCGCGGTGAGCATCCCGTTGACGGCGACGCCCGCGTTGGCCCAGTCGGAAGAGACCGAGGAGGCCATCACCGACATCGCGCGGTACGCGCCTGCGGACCCGGCCAATCTTCCGCAGAACGTCGGGCCCAGCGGGGCGGACCACTCGAGGTTCGAACAGAAGGTCGGCTGTCTGCAACCGAACACCAGCGTGCCCTCGGACCTCCAGCAGCGGCCGTGGGGCCAGATGTTCCTCGAGATCGAGCAAGCGCAGAAGTATGCGACGGGCGCGGGCCAGCGGGTCGCGGTGATCGACACCGGCGTCAACGAGCACCCCCGATTGGCCGGTCGGGTCCAGGGCGCGGGCGACTACGTCGCCAATGACGGCGGCACCGTCGACTGCGACGGGCACGGCACCATCGTGGCGGGCATCATCGCTGCGGCGCCGGATCCGGTCACCGGGTTCGTCGGGGTGGCCCCCGATTCGGAGATCATCAGTATCCGGAATGTGTCCTCCTTCTACGGCCCCCCGGGTCAGCAGGACGAGGAGTCGGTGATCACGGCGGGCGATCTGGACACGATGGCCCGCGCGATCGTGCTCGCCGCCCAAGCCGGCGCGACGGTGATCAACCTCTCCGAGACCGCCTGCGTTGAATCGACCTACTCCGATGAGGTCCACATCGCCCCACTGCGCGCGGCCATCAACCACGCCATCGAACAAGACATCGTGGTGATCGCCGCAGCGGGTAACCACAATGCGGATTCGGCGGCCTGCGCAGACCCCAACACGCCCAACGGCCTGAACAATCACACCTTCCCCGGCATCTTCCCGGAGGTGCTGACGGTCGGGTCCATGGGTCAGAACGGTGCGCTGTCGGAGTTCTCCGTCGCGGGCGACTGGGTGGACATCGTGGCGCCCGGCGAGGAGATCATCTCGCTCGACCCCGCACCGAATGCGACCTCCCTTGCGAGTCAGACCGCCAGCGCGAACGGTGACGCCAGCAACATCGAGGGCACCAGCTTCGCCGCGCCGTATGTCGCAGGTGTGGCGGCCCTGGTCCGGGAGCGGTACCCCAATCTCAGCGCTGAACAGGTGATCAACCGACTGCAACAGACCGCGCAGCATCCCGGCGGGCTCAACGGCCACAGCTTCGGGGTCGGTTTCGGCGCGCTGAATCCGGTGGCGGCCCTGACCGAGGTACTGCCCGAGGAACACGGCGTGCAGCCGCCCGAGCCCACCCAGGCGATGAACGACCTGCCGCCGATACCGCCCTTCGACTGGACGCCGACCATCGTCGCCGTCTCCGGCGCGGGCGGCGGGCTGGTGCTGTTGTTGGTCACCCTCTTCATCGTGCGCACCGTCCGGCACACCCGAGGGGAGCACACCGCCGCCTGA
- a CDS encoding AMP-dependent synthetase/ligase gives MTELSVPPLATAPAEGGLADIIYLNATEAPNKVVFNRKTGDVWSDVTTTMFRDEVTAVAKGLVAAGIKQGDRVALLARTRYEWTLLDFAIWTAGAITVPVYATSSKEQIRWILSDSGAVAAVVENQANADDVEVARSELSDLTTVWQIEDGAVDAMIEAGKDVPDEELTKRRKAVKIDDPATIIYTSGTTGRPKGCILTHANFFAEVDNAIAKLPQLFTHQSAELPEPVTLLFLPVAHVFGRMVQVAVARARVRTAHTPDIVDLTTDLQAIKPTFILSVPHVFEKVFNRAQRKAKSEGKGAIFDLAAKTAIAYSKALDAGRPSLLLKGKHLLFDKLVFSKLRTVLGGKVRYAISGGAPLGERLSHFYRGIGLHIFEGYGLTETTAAAVFNTPDKIKLGTVGQPMPGTSLRIAADGELLLKGGVIFREYWNNPTASAEAFTDGWFATGDLGELDSDGYLRITGRKKEILVTAGGKNVAPAGIEDVIRGHALVSQALVVGDAKPFIAALITIDLESFPQWKSEHDKPADATVADLAEDPDLIAAVQEAVDAGNEMVSRAESVRKFRILTSDFTIEDGHVTPSLKLRRAAITTDFAAEIAELYRK, from the coding sequence GTGACCGAGCTCAGCGTCCCCCCCTTGGCAACGGCGCCTGCGGAGGGCGGCCTGGCCGACATCATCTACCTCAACGCCACCGAGGCTCCCAACAAGGTCGTGTTCAACCGCAAGACCGGCGATGTCTGGTCGGATGTGACCACCACCATGTTCCGTGACGAGGTCACGGCGGTGGCGAAGGGTCTGGTGGCCGCGGGCATCAAGCAGGGCGACCGGGTGGCGTTGCTGGCCAGGACCCGCTACGAGTGGACGCTGCTGGACTTCGCGATCTGGACGGCTGGCGCGATCACCGTGCCGGTGTACGCCACCTCGTCCAAGGAACAGATCCGATGGATCCTGTCCGACTCGGGCGCGGTCGCCGCGGTGGTGGAGAACCAGGCGAACGCCGACGACGTCGAGGTGGCCCGGAGCGAGCTGTCCGATCTGACCACGGTGTGGCAGATCGAGGACGGCGCGGTGGACGCGATGATCGAGGCGGGCAAGGACGTTCCCGATGAGGAGCTGACGAAGCGGCGCAAGGCGGTCAAGATCGATGACCCGGCGACGATCATCTACACCTCCGGGACCACCGGCCGCCCCAAGGGATGCATCCTCACCCACGCGAACTTCTTCGCCGAGGTCGACAACGCGATCGCCAAACTGCCGCAGCTCTTCACCCATCAGTCCGCGGAGCTGCCCGAGCCGGTCACCCTGCTGTTCCTGCCGGTCGCCCACGTCTTCGGCCGCATGGTCCAGGTGGCCGTGGCCCGCGCGAGAGTGCGTACGGCACACACCCCGGACATCGTCGATCTCACCACGGACCTGCAGGCCATCAAGCCCACCTTCATCCTCTCGGTGCCGCACGTCTTCGAGAAGGTCTTCAACCGTGCCCAGCGCAAGGCCAAGTCGGAGGGCAAGGGCGCGATCTTCGATCTAGCGGCCAAGACCGCGATCGCCTACAGCAAGGCGTTGGATGCCGGCAGACCGAGCCTGCTGCTCAAGGGAAAGCACCTGCTGTTCGACAAGCTGGTGTTCAGCAAGCTCCGCACGGTGCTGGGCGGCAAGGTCCGCTACGCCATCTCCGGCGGGGCGCCGCTCGGCGAGCGGCTCAGCCACTTCTACCGGGGCATCGGCCTGCACATCTTCGAGGGCTACGGCCTCACCGAGACGACGGCGGCCGCGGTCTTCAACACGCCGGACAAGATCAAGCTGGGCACGGTCGGACAGCCGATGCCGGGGACGTCGCTGCGGATCGCTGCCGACGGCGAGCTGCTACTCAAGGGCGGTGTGATCTTCCGGGAGTACTGGAACAACCCGACCGCCTCCGCCGAGGCCTTCACCGACGGCTGGTTCGCCACGGGCGACCTCGGCGAACTGGACTCCGACGGCTATCTGCGCATCACCGGCCGCAAGAAGGAGATCCTGGTGACCGCAGGCGGCAAGAACGTCGCCCCGGCGGGCATCGAGGACGTGATCAGAGGCCACGCTCTGGTAAGCCAGGCGTTGGTGGTCGGCGACGCCAAGCCGTTCATCGCCGCCTTGATCACCATCGACCTCGAGTCGTTCCCGCAGTGGAAGTCGGAGCACGACAAGCCCGCCGATGCCACCGTCGCCGATCTGGCGGAGGACCCCGATCTGATCGCCGCCGTGCAGGAGGCGGTCGATGCGGGCAACGAGATGGTCTCCCGGGCGGAATCAGTCCGAAAGTTCCGCATTCTCACTTCGGATTTCACCATCGAGGACGGACATGTCACGCCGTCGCTGAAGTTGCGGCGAGCTGCGATCACGACCGATTTCGCGGCGGAAATCGCCGAGCTATACCGGAAGTGA
- a CDS encoding vitamin K epoxide reductase family protein: MTHQLADDGDLDTAEPAAEDSAAPTEPETAREQGVLGLAWLLTIGGTLGFVAAFVLLLERIQLLIDPMYIPTCSINSVLSCGSVMTTPQAAAFGFPNPIIGVAAFPVVMAVGAALLAGARFKRWFWLGLQAGTLFGVVFIHWLIFASLFDIRALCPYCMVVWAVTLPIFWYTTVANIRTGRLPLGGFGRMLVEYRHVVMTAWALAIVALVLQAFWSFWLSLF; encoded by the coding sequence ATGACTCACCAGCTTGCGGACGACGGCGATCTGGACACGGCCGAACCCGCCGCAGAAGACAGCGCCGCCCCCACCGAGCCCGAGACGGCTCGCGAGCAGGGCGTCCTCGGCTTGGCCTGGCTACTCACGATCGGCGGGACCCTCGGCTTCGTCGCCGCCTTCGTGTTGCTGCTGGAACGCATCCAGCTGCTGATCGACCCGATGTACATCCCGACCTGCAGCATCAACTCGGTGCTGAGCTGCGGATCGGTGATGACCACCCCGCAGGCGGCAGCGTTCGGCTTCCCCAATCCCATCATCGGGGTGGCGGCCTTCCCCGTGGTGATGGCCGTCGGCGCCGCGCTGCTGGCGGGCGCCAGGTTCAAGCGCTGGTTCTGGCTAGGCCTGCAGGCGGGCACCTTGTTCGGTGTGGTGTTCATCCACTGGTTGATCTTCGCCAGTCTCTTCGACATCCGGGCGCTCTGCCCGTACTGCATGGTCGTCTGGGCCGTCACGTTGCCGATCTTCTGGTACACCACGGTCGCCAACATCCGCACCGGCAGGCTGCCCCTCGGCGGGTTCGGGCGAATGCTCGTCGAATACCGACACGTCGTCATGACGGCATGGGCGTTGGCCATCGTGGCGTTGGTGCTCCAGGCGTTCTGGAGCTTCTGGCTCAGCCTGTTCTAG